From Haemorhous mexicanus isolate bHaeMex1 chromosome 2, bHaeMex1.pri, whole genome shotgun sequence, the proteins below share one genomic window:
- the LOC132324198 gene encoding ankyrin repeat domain-containing protein 7-like: protein MVLICHLDLNQDNCICLISRTPLHLACINGHADVVQFLVENKCKLNPCDKLDKSPLMKAVEHQHRDCAAILLEHGANHDHRSINGNTALHFAVMVSSKSLVELLLEHGADIDAKNKWGCTPLTLAVTENREEMVKFLLQKGADVNAQDKIFRTPLKVATFSGNEKIIQLLLQHGAVFLESEKELNPYTPFTNMVQDDV, encoded by the exons ATGGTGCTTATTTGCCATTTGGACTTAAACCAGGACAACTGCATATGTTTAATTTCTAGGACTCCTCTGCATCTTGCTTGCATAAATGGCCATGCAGATGTTGTTCAGTTTCTGGTAGAAAATAAGTGCAAGCTAAACCCTTGTGACAAATTGGATAAATCACCACTAATGAAG GCAGTagagcaccagcacagggactgTGCAGCTATTCTGCTGGAACATGGTGCCAACCACGACCACAGAAGTATAAATGGTAACACCGCCCTTCACTTTGCTGTCATGGTTTCTAGCAAATCTCTAGTGGAGCTGTTACTTGAGCATGGTGCAGATATTGATGCTAAGAATAAA TGGGGATGCACTCCGCTTACTCTTGCAGTCACTGAAAACCGTGAAGAAATGGTCAAGTTCCTTCTTCAAAAAGGAGCTGACGTGAATGCTCAGGATAAAATTTTTAG GACCCCTCTTAAAGTTGCTACTTTTTCTGGGAATGAGAAAATAATACAACTTCTTCTTCAACATGGTGCTGTTTTTCTTGAGTCAGAGAAGGAACTCAACCCATACACACCTTTCACCAACATGGTTCAAGACGATGTGTAA